Within the Populus trichocarpa isolate Nisqually-1 chromosome 14, P.trichocarpa_v4.1, whole genome shotgun sequence genome, the region GAGTTCTGACATGATAAGTTGTTCGTGAACAAAACAAGTGTTAAGCTTCAACAAAACTCATGTAGGGTAATATTACAACTGCTGACTTGACTGTTCCAGTATCCTGTTTGttgcaatgaaaaaaatttaattctggGGTAGCCATCCACAGATTGCCCTTGTTAGTCCGCCTTCTTATCTGTTTCATCAATTGCTGCCAGTCTTTCAACAAGGGAAGGACGGGATATGGCTACAGATTGCCCTTGTTAATCAGCCTTCTTATCCGATTCATCAATTGCTGCGAGTCTTTCAACAAGGGGAGGATGAGAGTAGTGATATGCTGAGTACCAAGGATCTGTATTCATAGATGACAAATTTTCTTCCTGAAAAAAATTGGCACACTGTTCAGTCATGTGCATTTCCTGAAAATGGATTAGAAAAGAATACTTTGCCAATGTAGAACTTAGATCCCACAAAAATCTGAATGCAAGAAATATACAGGACTCCATCTCCACTACTGATGGTCTGTTAGAGGGAAAAAGTTAAAAGTTCAATAGATCACCTGTAGTTTCACAAGACCACCCCGAAGAGCAGAGCCATAACCAAGCTTTTTAGCAAAAGCATCCGCCTAATCAAACAATTACAGTAAGTGAGATCAAGGACTTGAGACACACAGAAACAAGGAGAGAGGGTGTGAGAGGTTACCTGAAATTCAAAAGATCGGCTCACCAGATTAAGGCCAAAGCTTACAAGGTGTTGGAGAGGTATTACAGTATGCTGCAAATAAGCAACCAAGTCAGATAAACCCAACCACAACCAACTTTTGTATCATataacccccccccccaacacaCACACTAAAAATCCCATAagcatttcttttccttcacaCAGCAATTCTTTTCATATCAGCAATACCTGAAATATGATCAGACCGATGAGCACTGGCTGTGTATCAAATCCAAAACTTCGGAAGAGATCAGTTGAGTTCCTCACAAGAGTGTATCCTCCAAATTGTAAAAATGTTAGAATCTGCAGAACATaagagcattaaaaaaaaaacaatgaatcatACACCGGTTATAAGCTCACAAATAAAGTCAAAGGACACCTATAGGAGGATGGTTGGTAAATTCTTAAACAAAACACTGAACTCTCCTACCAAAACACAAATTGAGattcaaaaatatgtttcaGGCTTTTAGCATgtattaaaattttcttgtgCTTCAATCCAAGATGTTTTGGCACTATTTTCTCATCAGGCCCATGAACAAATCCTCTGAGGTTTGAATCTCAAACCAAGGACTTACAGTCTCAAAGAACAAGAACATTCGTGTCAAAGTTTTCTCCGAGCATTTTCTTGATGATAGCTCTCAGAAGATGCCTTTCAGATGGTATATATGGTATTTCAATAGCATTTTAGTGCACAAATAGGAGCAAAGTACAAATCAATTTGCAAGAAAACAATTACTGCATACCTGCACAGCAATGAACGAGTACATTGTATGATTGAGTTTCCAATGTCCCAGTTCATGGGCAATAACAGCTACAATTTCCTCATCGTCTTTGCACTGCAAAGAATCACATAGATGTAAAGACACTTTCACAATTTATGAAAAAGCAAAGCCATATTTCAACCATAAAGTCTAAATGAGGGCAAAGCCTAAATGgttcacacacaaagttgcccaGGCTGTCAGGAAGAGTAGGAAATTAAGAAACTGGTAAATAGATTGCACAATTGCCTTAGTCCTTACATAAATCACATTGAAAATGCTTCTATGGATGGATTGTAAGTTACATCAAACAGGTCCTCCCCAGTTGGATAGCTACTgtgtatttgttaaaaaatgcaaaactaTATTTCTTCAAGACTACATGGATATCagtatcaaaaaaatttaagcagGCAAAGAGCCTACGAGACAGCCCCTTGGAACTTCTAAAAAGAGAAATCCAAGGCAAACACTGCAATTCTATCCATTTGAATTAGCCAGGGAGAATGTCTTCCAACATAAGAACTGACAAGGATCTAAATGGAGGCAGTACAACCAAAAATGGCCACAGTCAGTAACCCACACCCATCAGGTTTATAATCTGGCTAGCAGCCAGTATTTCACTTCCCATAAATAGCAAAATCCAACCTTTAATTCTTAGGTTCTAGGTTAATAATGTTGGAGGATAAGTATCAGATCGGAGTTAGAAAATCTGGTGCAAGATTTGATCAAATCCAGCACCTCAAGATCAGGAATGGAGGACTTCCAAGGACTGATTTCAGTGGAGAAGGCTCGTTAAAAGATTAGATGAAACTAAGATCATGAAAGAAACCTAACAAGTGAGGAAGATGGGAAAACCTAACACCAGACTACAGTTCAGAAGGAATCACTTACTATAAACCCTTAGGAACACACCTAAAAAAGAACGCATGAGACATGCAATTTAGCATGACATCCCAAcacatgcaagaaaaaaagaaggctgaaaatttttatttccttccccccaaaataaaattttacaggGCAATACATAGCCCATTTGGGAAGATATTTcctagaaaaattattcataattaaGCAACTAAGGGGGGTTCCTTGAGGAGACATACACGAGGAAGTTATCTAAAGAGGTTGCTTCCAAGTTGCTGGGCACCTAAGGCGCACAGGAGGGGAGTCCTTTTAAGGACAAGCCGTCTACTCAGTAAAGAGGCTATAGATTCAGCAGCTTGACCAGAAGCCACTAACTGGCATCATACTGTTCATACTTCTAGTATGTTGGGCAAGATTACAACAGAACCATTATCCCTAAATACAACACTGTTTCCTCAAGCTGTTGAGTGAACCCAGCAACTATGTTGAATGAATATCCAAACATTTTCATCATTCTGTATGCGTTTTAACTTCCAAGAAGGCAACCAACATCATGATTGAAGTTAACAACTGTACTCGGTGCATGACACGACTAGGACAacattagtatttttaatataatgctATTTCGACAATAAAAACACTAGTGGTGCCTATATTTCACACATCTTGCTTTAAACAAAATAAggttatcaataaaaaatggaCAGAAAAAATTTGTAGTTTTCATGAGAATACACTTCAGTTTGataagatagaaaaaaatcCAGAAAGAAAGGCTTCCTCACCTGCTGAATCAATGTGTCATAAAGTACAATTCGCTTGTTCTTAAAGAATCCATACATATAGGCCTGCACATTGTTGATAGAATATGAATTTGATCTACAACAGACTAGTAAAGCACAATTTTATTGTGAAAGTACAGATGACTTGACGATAGAGAAAGCGCCTGCAACCATGTATGATAACACTACGAGAAATGAGAGCTGGCCACATGTAATGCACCTAtctaatgcattttttttcttcactctaCAAAACAAATAACTCGTCAAGGTGGCCTGCAAACACATCTTAAACCCAACCCCAAccacccaaaaaaagaaagaaaaaagaaaaaacacagatAGCCTGAGCTTTTGGTACAAGTTCCCCTGCAATTTTTCTGTGAGTAATACCATTAGTTTACCACAGTTTGGCcaagaaaaatagatatttctTTTCATTACAAAGCAAGGAACGTGGTAGACATAAATAGGGAGGAGAAGCATTGGTTAACTTCATGTTGCAGAAACAGAAGGgatacaaacaaaacaaaacactgtATAATCGAAGAAAAGGTTGCAGGTAATGCTGAGAAACCTtgataaacatattaaaataagaaTACTCACATTGCTATGGCTTGACCTTGTGGATCCATCTACAACGAACAACTTCTTTAAAGGAAACTTGAGGGAGGAAGCAAGTTTCTCAATTTTCTCTCTGAGCTCTCCTTCTGGAAGCTATTTGTCACATCAAAAGTAGGGGGGAAAAGATTACTAATTGAGCATGACACAGGTCTGAATGAATTTCACATTTTCAATACTCACAGGGGTGAACTTGTTGAAGAGTGGGGCAATTAAAACTGGGTAGAGTGTCATCATGACAAGAGAAAGAACAAACATGAATGCCCATAGATAAATGGCCAGGTAAGGACCTCCTTTCTGCAACCATGCAAATGAAAATTCAACAGTGTGGGAAGACTTGTTCATTCACAAAAGCAGGTAACAGAGCTGTAACTTGTAAGAGCATTTTTAGAATAAAAGCTGCCACTTATTCCAAATCAGTATCATTAATTCAGGAATAAAAATGACCAACTACTGTCAACAGACAGTGATTAAATGCTGCAAATAACTGGCCACTTCATCAACACTGGCAGATAAAAGTACCtgtactattaaaataattgctGAAACAATTGGGGGGCCAAGTAGAATGGCAAGGCAAATTCCTTTGAATAAGTCCCTAAAGAACAGCCATATTGTTTGCTGTACagatggaaaataaattagaatcaCACGAGAGATAAGATATAAAACGGATTGGAAATCAAACAACTATAAATTTTATACCAGTGCACGTACAAGTAAAAGGAATGTAGATCCACCAACAAAGAATTAGTATTCTAACAAGTAACAAGATGTGTGAAAATCACAAGATGTGAGAGTGAATGCAAACCTTGTTGAAGCCATGGCGGGCCTCAATCACAAAAGTTGAATAGAGAGAGAATGGCAAATCTGTAATCTGCATAAAcatatttcaaaacaatcaatcaaatagTATCGATGgagaaacttaaaaaattgtACTTATTTGCATGCATTTGCTTACAAGGGTGCCACAATCCAAACAGGATTCCAAAAAATGCAAAAGACTGATAATCACCAGCGAAAATggaataaaattgatttctttgcttaaaaaaatgaataacagAATTACtgtgttattaattatataagcaAACCCAATTATAATATCCACACAATCAAAAAGCAAAGCAATATGCATGATGAAAGGATACTGGTTTAGACCTTATAGAACACCCTTCTGAAGAGGTAAAAACTCAAATATTATAAAccagatattatttatattaaaaaaaagtcttgtcTGTGACATATACTATTACATCAGAATTATTAGCTCGGTCTACAAACAGTGTCATCAACCAGGGAGTCTCTGCTACAGAGACTGACAACACTCCGCCAGCTCACCTCTTTCAAGATGTAGATTCGGAATTGGAAATTGTTGATGTCAATGTGCATGCTCTGAATCTACACACCACAACTATTACACAAAATAACCCAGCCTCACCTGTGTATATTCTTGcttaataatcttaaaaatagcTGTGAACATTGAGTGCTCAATTCAAATGTGAAAAATAGCACCTAACTAATTGTgcgagaaaaaagaaaagtaaaaataactGAAATCACAGACCATAAATCTTAAACTGTTGTATAAAAGGCAGGCAGCATAAATACGGTGGTTATTATCAGCTACAGTAATTAGAAATCATGTGCAAACCTGTGACCATATCATAACACCAGCCAAAAAAGCAAGGGTGTGGAGTATTTCATTCTCCTCATTGAAACCAGCCAAAACCACAAAGCTTCCTGATTTCTGCAGATACAAAAAGAATTGGATGGTGACAATACAACCACAGAGTAGCTCCACTAACATTGCAGCAAAGTACTTACCTTCCAAAACCAAGGCAATATCCCATAGAACAAAATAGCAGAGTCCAGAAGTATAGTAACAAATTCATGAACAAAATTGAAGTGGCTGAAAGTTAAGAGATTCTTAGTGAGAATCAAAGAAAACATGCACTAAGAATCAGATTAGGAAAAGCTAAAAGAATCAATGCTAGCTAGttgcaataaagaaaaaaccttttATCAAGACTATAAGCTCGAGATTTTTCAAACTTCTCCTGGCTGATTACTCCTACCAGAGTTTTTGGGAGAATTGGCAGTTTCAAAGCAGCACGTTGTCGCAAATCCAAATAGGTCTCAAAGAAATACACGAGAATCATAAAACCTGAAAAATCAGGACAAACCAAAGCAGTTGTTAGAATCTCCATAACATAAAGCATCCAACCACTGATCCAAATGTCAAAAAGATTCAAATAAAGTGTGACAAAGAAGCATCAAATTGCAACTAACACAACTGATGTGTATCTTAATAGCCTCTAACTGTCGCATTGTCAGCTGATAAATATCAAAGATACTAACAACAAAAGCGGATGCAAATGTTCATTAGCAGCTCCTGCTATTGGAGCAGGTGTGTTACCACAGTTGCACCTATGGTGCATCCTCAATCATCTAGCCCTAAATTTGGTAGCCCTAAGAAactcagaaaaataaaatctcgaAAGTTGTCTCTAACTTTAGTTTCTTAGAAATGAGAAAGCCTCAAACGAGCATTAAGAAACAgtaaaacaaaatgtttttttcttttgttgacccaagatattaaaaaaaaaaaaaaaaacttttaccaTTCAAcctaaatttcttctttttcactgatttttttCCCTCAGGAACCAAGAAAAGATTTGTCTTCATAAATAAACTCcggtacttaaaaaaaaaaaaaaaaaaaccaatatccaTGTTAAGAACCTCGAATAAGCATCGCCGTAACAGAAAtgtataaaaggaaaaacaagataaaatcaagaaatgaataaaaatttaacgCAAGCTAAACCCTAATAGATGGCAATCGCAAAATAATCGAAAATTTTGTAGAAGAATAAACGAAGCGTTAAGAGAAAGATAATGAgctaagaattattttttgagttgGGAGATAAAGATTAAAGAGAGAACATATACCAACTACAGCTTCCATGTAAGGAAACGCCATGGTCGATACTCGAGGAATCTGAGAGCTgcagagagaaacaaaaaggaGAGGTTTCTGCCTTAGCTTTCTTCAAGTGACGGTCATGTTTGTGTTTTATGAAATTTTGGGTGTAAAGTATTAAATTAGATATCCGGTCGACccgaatgttttttttttggactagGATTGACCCATATTTATAACCCGCGTACGTGGGCTTATACGAAAAGAATTTTCTGGAGCTAGCATGAAGATAGCCCGTTTTGCTTGCAGTGGCACGTGCGTTTcacgtcaaaaaaaaaaactaaagaattcttgttgttttaataatttttaaaatttaaaaataatagtaaaggAAGGTTCAATGGGTTTCAGGCTAGAAGATGAGAAGAAATTATTCTCATCCCTAAATTCCATTCACCTTTTTTTCAAGttagaatataaaaattttagataaaaatctCAACTCTTAACCGTTAGGTTACAGGGctgttttcttaatttatttatcaacttATTAACGAAAATAATGCACAAAAAATCGTTTTAAACAAGGATGGTGTGACTTTAATTGgcatttctctttattttaatagttgGATTAAATCTAAAGACACTACATTTTCGTTAACATGTgcttaaaaaacactaaattttCATAGAGTTTTGTACGGAATAGTGATATCGTGCAGAATTTTGATCAAAGTTAAAAGagctttaaatttaaaaaataatgatatttatttataaattttaaatgatttaatactctaaaatctatataaatttatataatagaCACTTTTATACGAAAATGCACCAGGACCATATGATTTCATAATGGTACGGATTTAGGCAAAGGACATTATTAACTCTTTTCAAATATACTCACCTAGATTGGTTTTTATTTCCCATAAAAGCTTGCATAGCACCAATAAGATAGCATAGGCTTACAAATCTCTAAGAGAAAAACCATGAGGAGCctctacttagaaaaaaaatttaagaggtGGAGAAATCTATAAAGAATGAACATGTACTTAGAAATATTTCTAGGTGGTTGAGGGGAACTATAGAAAAAACCATTTCAAGGACTCTTATCTTCGAACTCATTGGAGAACTCTCACTAGAGGAACTCTTTTTAAAGGAACTCTCATCTTCAAACTCATTGGAGGAACTCATTCCATTGTAGGTTGTACTTAAAAAATTTCTAGATGGCTAGGGGAAACCCAGTGAGAGTGAGCCTgtacttcaaaaattatttaataggATAAAAGGAACCCATGAAGGTAGTGTTATTGTATTAAGGAGACCTCATATCAATCTCTTAAAGAGTGTGTTATTGCACTAGGAAGACCTCCATACCAATCCTATATGTTATTGTACTAGGGGGATCAAGTCAATCATTTATTTGGTAATTGTAGGGCTATTGCCTTAGAAAGACCAGGTTAATCCCTTCCTTGGTAATTGTAGGGCTATTTTTCTAGGGAGACTAAGTTAATCCCCTTCAAGGAGAGTGATGTTATTACAATAAGGACACCTTATACCAATCGCATAGAGAGTGATGTTATTGCACTGAGAAGAACAAGTCAATCCATTTCTTTAATAATTGTGGGGTTATTGCTCTGGGAAGACCAAGTTTAATCTCTTCATTGGTAATTTTACCCTGTTagtattaataagaaataaatatctcttacacaagcattaataagagaaaatatGGTCTTGAGGGATTTTTTATACACCAAAAGGTATGATCTATAATGCAATTGAGCCCATGGGAGTAGAGCTCTTCCTCTAGACTGGCCCATAAAAGTTAGGCTCTTCGTCTAGATTAAACCTATGGGTTTTTAGGctttcatgagtttttttaagtCTGTTAAATTTGGGTTCATCAATTAACTACTTTAATTCACCATATGTTTTTTCAGAGCTTCTTATGCGATAATGTGAATGGATACAACGAATACTGACTTATAAGTGATGtagagagatggagaggcataagGAAGGAAATGGTGGTGGTAGCAGCAATAGTAGTAGTTATTAACGTTTTTATCCCTAatgatagatagatagataaataGATATAATGAAGAAAAGAGTCACGGCGGTGAAACAGATTTATGTGGGTCCCACTTCGGGTTTGAGAGTTAATTTATCAATGTCAGTTAATTATCGAATTCCTTATCTCCTTCCTCCTGATTGCAATCTGAAGTTTCACTAaccatattaattttggttattATGATGTATTAATCCCAACGCTCCTTTCCATTAATGGGTAGAACTAGCCTCGATGTCCACCTTTTCTCGTGGGGCTAAAAATGTTTATCcataaaaaacatgttcaaGTGCTGTAAGTGAgttcgaaaaaaaaaagaatatgtgaTTTAGACTACAtacgataattaaaaaaaaaaagcaattacagcatatgaataaaaaataaaaaatgatcacgAAAACttgaggaaaaaatatatatttttaagtgggACAAATGATAACTCAATTCACAACTCATTAAATACATGAAGACAAAATAgggtaaaaaaacctaaaaacatcAGCTCTTATCAACCTAAATTAACATGACAAACatgtaattttgataattaggGTCGAATCAACTCGGGATATTCCGTCAAATTGACGACCCAAATCATTAGATCGAAATATCCcgattgaaaaaaacaaaaaaaaactataaaactcatttaaaaaaaaattatcaaccagtgttaatttttcaaaattgtaaccctatttaaaaaaaaatcatgaagcctaatttctaatcaatcaaatattgaaggttgaaattgaaaaaagaatttcaattgtACAAAaggatttgaaacaaaaaaaaaacaattaaaagaatgagtatcAAAATTggaatgtaaaataaattttatatttgattgaagggcgaaattaaaaagaaagatcaatTTAGTATAAagacccaaaaaatcaaaaagatgatgatcaaaattgacataacaaataaaaacaaattttttattgaatggtgaaattgaaaagaaaaataactttaacaaaaggaaaagaaaaaaaatgagaaccaaattggtaaaaataatataacataaatttagattgaataatgaaattgcaaacaaataaaactttcacaaaaggataagaaaaaaatcaagacaataggaaccaaattgaaagaaaaaaataccataaatttggattgaagaatgaaattgaaaactaataaaactttttcaaaagtgcaaagaaaaaaaattagaaatcaaaataataaagactgAAATTTAaataccaacaacaaaaaagatcaaactgtaattttttaaaggatgagagagaaaataaaaaaatttcaccaACAACAAACAACTCCACCACCGTTGACACGAGCCACACGGATGTGGTAGTGCTTTCAACAACACAAAGAAAAGATGTTTTTTACTACAAAGAGGTGCTGCACATACCTCTTAAAGTGCACAAGTGTCTTTCACACGTCGACGAGTGCTTCACAGCACcgataactttttattttttattatatttctttctttattgaaaGACCTAATTGTTACTCAGCtgacttgataataataaaaaaaatcattgtgaaaagataaaaaaacctcttggaactagttttaaatttttagcttCCAATAGTATCTTGGTGATTTCACtatatgttttgttcttttttttttattattttatatgtctagttaaatattaaattgcccCTCATATAACATTATAACATTATGaattatgttaaaaacattgtaaaaatacaaaattgtcttataattctagttttaatttttttttattcaaatggtattttgattgttttaatgtgcaattaaaataaaataatgtatttatctctaattaatttaataattactaACACACCTTGTAAAAAGATCTCAATGCCCTCAAcaaccaatgtttttttttttttaatatgagaggCAAAACTATCATTACATTCATCTAAATGAAGAATAAAGTTTTTCCAAAGAGATTTAGCTTCTGTTAATGCatgtttttaatgtatttgcccccctccccctccccctccccctcgtGGAAACTGGAAactaaccaaaaaataaaagaattccaACCAGCAATGCTAGCTGTTATTTGGTGTATACTCGCCGCTTCGCTAACCAATATTCCCGTCAGTAGTGAGTAGAGAATGCATGCTTGAACACCAAAAGTTGGTTGACGTATTCAGCCATCAACAACCTTGACAAAATTGCTTCTCAGAATTCCCGCAATTTCACAAGGCGTGATGCAGTAGCATATGAGTCATGCAATGCATGTAGCCAAGCATGCTCAATAATCACATGTCTTTGACACCAATATGCAGTCTGAATAATGGACATTTGAAGAACGACACGTTGCGTTGCAAAATATTACATTGatcttcctttgattttttatgaactcGTTCTCCAAAATAGATTTTGAGGGAAACAGATTAGATAAATCTTTCGTCTGTTGCATCAAATTTGGGATCCAACAAATACTGCATGGAAATGGTTGAGACTTGGATGGGGATAATAACTCTTATAATCATCGCCTACTCCTTTCCTTCGATTTTGAATCAGAGTGGTGCGCCTTCGATTTCTTCTTGCGAGGCTGAACGGCACCACCACCTTCTATAAATGGCATACCCATGAGAGACAAGAGTCTCTGCGCTTCTTGATCGGTGTTGGCTGTGGTTGTAATGCAAACATCCATTCCCCTGTGTTTACCAACTGCATCAAAATCAATCTCTGGGAACACACTCTGGTCGCTAATTCCAATGCTGTAGTTGCCTTGTCGATTAAAGCTGTTTGGGGTCCCACCTTGGAAATCCCTTGTTCTAGGCAGCCCCAAGTTAACAAGTCGATCTAAGAACGAGTACATCATCTGTAATATATAATCAAGGATCCAAGTTACAAAATTtccatgtaaaattaaaaagaatgcaACCAGCAAAATGCACCAGGATACAAATTTGGTAATGAGATGAACCTGTTATGATCTGATCTGATCTAAACAGCAAGTAAAACCAGGACACGAGCAACAAGATCAATTGCTGACAAATTACATGATGTGTTGATTCAAGATCAAAGTGGCATGGGAGTGTGTACAAGTATAAGAATGCCCTACTCGGAAGCACAGACCATTGTGATAAAAGACAGAAGACTGAAAACAAGCTCTAGCATAGAGCTGAAAAGGAACAAATCTCCCACAGTAGAGTATTGGTGATCATCTTGATACTCTACCTATGGACCATAGCCATCATATCTACCGTGTTTCTTCTAAAATCTCTTTGAGGAGCATTGCCATCATTGAAGTGAATGGTCATACTCAAAGAATCCATCATCTTGAGCAATCACTATATCTCCCTCGTGCAGAAgtgaaaaccaaaataaaaaaaaaattcatacacTATCATTCAAAACTTGACAGTAAGCCTCAAATCCTGTTTAGAATCGGagtttaaaagcattttttctGAGGATCAAACGAGAGAAATCCCATCATCTAATCAAAGTGAGAAGCTCAATTCCAAAAATCAATAACTTTTCCTTCCCTAATAGCCAGTATCATCGGCTAAGCTAAATGCCCCTACCATTGATCTACATGCTACTAAAAGCACACATCGTCGAATCAGCcatgaaaataattatcacAAAATTATGCATCCTGGCATTTCTTCTCTATCTATAAGGAAGCTCCAGATATGCAGCATCATTCACCCTTGCACCTGTAACTTCAACTATACCCAAGCAGCTTCTCCCAACAGATCCatctttaaaatcattttcctCAAAGCCCCCTCAAAAACTACAACACCCttccaaaacacaaaagaagAAATCTTGCGCTATGATGTCCAGATAACATGTAGCCTCTAGAGTTTAGACTCCTAGCTAACTTTATCATGAAATGTGTAGCCACAGCCATGAACATAAACAAGAAAATTcgataaagagaaaaaacaaaaatgctcaCATTTCCTCTGAGTGTAACATAAATACCAAGTGGTCGGGCTTCCCTACTCTTGAAGGCATTAACCGCATTCTCGGCCCCCGTCTTTACGGGTCTTTGGCCTGTGATAAGAGCCAAATCATTTATCGCTGC harbors:
- the LOC7494108 gene encoding CAAX prenyl protease 1 homolog, with amino-acid sequence MAFPYMEAVVGFMILVYFFETYLDLRQRAALKLPILPKTLVGVISQEKFEKSRAYSLDKSHFNFVHEFVTILLDSAILFYGILPWFWKKSGSFVVLAGFNEENEILHTLAFLAGVMIWSQITDLPFSLYSTFVIEARHGFNKQTIWLFFRDLFKGICLAILLGPPIVSAIILIVQKGGPYLAIYLWAFMFVLSLVMMTLYPVLIAPLFNKFTPLPEGELREKIEKLASSLKFPLKKLFVVDGSTRSSHSNAYMYGFFKNKRIVLYDTLIQQCKDDEEIVAVIAHELGHWKLNHTMYSFIAVQILTFLQFGGYTLVRNSTDLFRSFGFDTQPVLIGLIIFQHTVIPLQHLVSFGLNLVSRSFEFQADAFAKKLGYGSALRGGLVKLQEENLSSMNTDPWYSAYHYSHPPLVERLAAIDESDKKAD
- the LOC7494109 gene encoding 50S ribosomal protein L5, chloroplastic, whose translation is MATHSLLRSLAASFHGRFPTLPSRLTARAPYGTQNGVISVRTTAEFVLVDKSEADKSIRLKTTYLETIVPLLLQEFSYTNIDQVPRIQKVVVSCGIGDAAQSSKEVEAAINDLALITGQRPVKTGAENAVNAFKSREARPLGIYVTLRGNMMYSFLDRLVNLGLPRTRDFQGGTPNSFNRQGNYSIGISDQSVFPEIDFDAVGKHRGMDVCITTTANTDQEAQRLLSLMGMPFIEGGGAVQPRKKKSKAHHSDSKSKERSRR